A portion of the Streptomyces sp. YPW6 genome contains these proteins:
- a CDS encoding endonuclease/exonuclease/phosphatase family protein produces MIAGVAAVLGGVLGFHRLVPNWPGRIGSLVESFLPWGGVLVVVLLVLALVRRSAVALVALLLPVGVWVDTFGGLLLPGEEHGGRELVVVQHNASDENRDPAGTARALIGSGADLVALEELVDPQVAVYEKSLAADYPHHVVRGTVGLWSKHPLSGERIVDIKPPGVEEGWSRGVRAVVHSPDGDLAAYVAHLPSVRVGLGGLASQRRDESATLLGRAIADESVGTVILLGDLNGTVEDRGLRPLTSQLSFAESGFAFSFPAAFPVARIDQVMARSATVGRIRTLPATGSDHLPVVARVALE; encoded by the coding sequence GTGATCGCCGGGGTTGCCGCCGTGCTGGGCGGAGTGCTGGGGTTCCATCGGCTCGTCCCCAACTGGCCCGGACGGATCGGGAGTCTGGTGGAGTCCTTTCTGCCGTGGGGTGGCGTCCTCGTCGTCGTTCTGCTGGTCCTCGCCCTCGTCCGGCGGTCCGCCGTCGCCCTCGTCGCCCTGCTGCTGCCGGTGGGCGTGTGGGTGGACACCTTCGGCGGGCTGCTCCTGCCCGGGGAGGAGCACGGCGGGCGGGAGCTCGTCGTCGTGCAGCACAACGCCAGCGACGAGAACCGGGATCCCGCCGGGACCGCCCGCGCGCTGATCGGCTCCGGGGCCGACCTCGTCGCGCTGGAGGAGCTGGTGGATCCGCAGGTGGCGGTGTACGAGAAGAGCCTCGCCGCCGACTACCCGCATCACGTCGTCCGGGGCACCGTCGGGCTCTGGTCCAAACACCCGCTCAGCGGCGAGCGGATCGTGGACATCAAGCCCCCGGGCGTCGAGGAGGGGTGGAGTCGCGGCGTGCGCGCCGTGGTCCACTCCCCGGACGGGGATCTCGCCGCGTACGTCGCCCATCTGCCCTCCGTGCGGGTGGGGTTGGGCGGACTCGCGTCCCAGCGGCGCGATGAGAGCGCCACGTTGCTGGGGCGCGCCATCGCGGACGAGAGCGTCGGGACGGTGATTCTGCTCGGCGATCTCAACGGGACCGTCGAGGACCGGGGTTTGCGACCTCTCACCTCACAACTGAGCTTCGCAGAGAGCGGGTTCGCCTTCAGCTTTCCCGCCGCCTTCCCGGTGGCCCGGATCGACCAGGTCATGGCCCGTTCCGCCACCGTGGGCCGCATCCGCACCCTGCCCGCCACCGGCAGCGACCATCTGCCCGTCGTCGCCCGCGTCGCCCTGGAGTGA
- a CDS encoding serine protease: MQGRVVINRNRRGEAQGSGVVIAQRRAVTAAHVVKHYAPEDIVLRLEGGAGDIGVVQVESDQELDIAILHLAADTPAVSPVTTLADGERWRVSLPVTTTDPQLTGRVSSAGRPYRTRSGDGNIFAMQLHVNETIKDYSSYSGSAVLLDGGQGRVAGILVEQQLIRYRGGGTSRPAANVLYAVPMVAVLLRFNILVPSGRVPEPGGTPTEYDVLDQATNLFRQAAETVEMPALPPREAIVQAAVALQDAEAFMRGQNWDPRVLLVPHLTSAQWYGVLRSYQDEKWSALSPILAAVNSLVRDGKEDGTARWRMWVVSGRETTPFTGLAISGTRVYNQRLADALTRCQRIPGVVNKRTDQGGIARGVSPSVGAYLTLQWARLHYGEGPVDFGSPTLLRPEPRRTLLYGTRHLLAKFDSGERSYTVGEGDFLDRTYYIDARVTIFESTPGYRRFGIRPAVPGTALESAPTDRPND, translated from the coding sequence GTGCAAGGCAGAGTCGTCATCAACCGGAACAGGCGCGGTGAGGCCCAGGGCAGCGGAGTGGTCATCGCGCAGCGCAGGGCCGTCACCGCAGCCCACGTCGTCAAGCACTACGCCCCCGAGGACATCGTGCTGCGCCTTGAGGGAGGCGCCGGGGACATCGGCGTGGTCCAGGTCGAGTCGGACCAGGAGCTCGACATCGCGATCCTGCACCTGGCCGCGGACACACCGGCCGTCTCGCCCGTCACCACGCTCGCCGACGGGGAACGCTGGCGGGTCTCGCTCCCCGTCACCACCACCGACCCGCAACTCACGGGGCGGGTCTCCTCTGCCGGTCGGCCGTACCGCACACGCAGCGGCGACGGCAACATCTTCGCGATGCAGCTCCACGTCAACGAGACGATCAAGGACTACAGCTCGTATTCGGGCAGCGCGGTCCTGCTCGACGGTGGGCAGGGGCGGGTCGCTGGAATCCTCGTCGAGCAGCAGTTGATCCGGTACCGGGGCGGCGGCACGAGCCGTCCGGCGGCCAACGTCCTCTACGCCGTCCCGATGGTGGCCGTCCTCCTGCGCTTCAACATCCTCGTACCGTCGGGACGAGTACCGGAACCGGGCGGGACGCCGACCGAGTACGACGTTCTGGACCAGGCGACCAACCTCTTCCGGCAGGCCGCCGAAACCGTGGAGATGCCGGCACTGCCGCCCCGGGAGGCCATCGTCCAGGCCGCGGTGGCCCTCCAGGATGCCGAGGCCTTCATGCGCGGCCAGAACTGGGACCCGCGCGTTCTCCTGGTGCCGCATCTGACCTCGGCACAGTGGTACGGAGTGCTCAGGAGCTACCAGGACGAGAAATGGTCCGCGCTGTCCCCCATCCTCGCCGCGGTGAACTCACTGGTGCGGGACGGCAAGGAGGACGGCACCGCGCGTTGGCGTATGTGGGTCGTCTCCGGACGGGAGACCACCCCCTTCACCGGGTTGGCCATCTCCGGGACCCGGGTGTACAACCAGCGGCTCGCGGACGCCCTGACCCGCTGCCAGCGCATCCCCGGCGTGGTCAACAAGCGCACGGACCAGGGGGGCATCGCACGCGGCGTGAGCCCCAGCGTGGGCGCGTACCTGACTCTCCAGTGGGCACGTCTGCATTACGGGGAAGGGCCGGTGGACTTCGGCTCCCCGACGCTCCTCAGGCCCGAGCCCCGGCGCACCCTCCTCTACGGCACGCGCCATCTGTTGGCCAAGTTCGACTCAGGAGAACGGTCCTACACCGTCGGCGAGGGCGACTTCCTCGATCGCACGTACTACATCGACGCCAGAGTGACCATCTTCGAGTCGACCCCGGGCTACCGGCGCTTCGGCATCCGTCCAGCCGTTCCCGGTACGGCACTGGAGTCGGCGCCGACTGACCGGCCGAACGATTGA
- a CDS encoding CU044_2847 family protein: MTDDEQPIPGPAPEDMLWDVSILVQNPDDGRQISTTEQLTDRLRDRLDDVRQGVRAGTAAALASIRDLPSASGWSAQEVEVEFSLTLQAEAGVVISKIGGEAALGITVRFARSAGEQQEA, from the coding sequence ATGACCGACGATGAGCAGCCGATTCCGGGACCGGCCCCGGAGGACATGTTGTGGGACGTCTCGATCCTTGTGCAGAACCCGGACGACGGACGCCAGATCTCGACCACCGAACAGCTCACCGACCGGCTGCGCGATCGGCTGGACGACGTCCGTCAGGGGGTCCGCGCCGGTACGGCGGCCGCGCTGGCGAGCATCCGCGATCTGCCGAGCGCGTCCGGGTGGTCGGCGCAGGAGGTCGAGGTCGAGTTCTCGCTGACCCTCCAGGCGGAGGCGGGGGTCGTCATATCCAAGATCGGCGGAGAGGCCGCGCTGGGCATCACCGTGCGGTTCGCCCGGTCGGCCGGCGAGCAGCAGGAGGCCTGA
- a CDS encoding DUF2975 domain-containing protein, producing MGKLTVRALRAVLVVVLAGTVFVQAFMAWALISGNDPEDGSLPLTPLRVITILGIGTAQVAMVCVWRLVTMVRRGTVFSHAAFRYVDAIIGAIVAAALVWFAVTAVNAPGQRDDPGVTLIMGGVGLAILGVALIVLVLRTLLAQAVARDVEATEMQAELDEVI from the coding sequence ATGGGAAAGCTGACCGTGCGGGCGCTGCGCGCCGTGCTCGTGGTGGTGCTTGCCGGCACCGTGTTCGTGCAGGCCTTCATGGCGTGGGCGCTGATCAGCGGGAACGACCCGGAGGACGGTTCGCTCCCGCTGACCCCGCTGCGCGTGATCACGATCCTGGGCATCGGGACGGCCCAGGTCGCCATGGTCTGCGTCTGGCGACTGGTGACGATGGTGCGCCGCGGCACCGTGTTCTCCCACGCCGCCTTCCGGTACGTGGACGCCATCATCGGCGCGATCGTCGCGGCCGCTCTCGTATGGTTCGCGGTCACGGCCGTCAACGCACCCGGCCAGCGGGACGACCCGGGTGTCACCCTCATCATGGGCGGGGTGGGCCTGGCCATCCTGGGAGTCGCGCTGATCGTGCTCGTCCTGCGGACGCTGCTCGCCCAGGCCGTCGCCCGTGACGTCGAGGCGACGGAGATGCAGGCCGAGTTGGACGAGGTGATCTGA
- a CDS encoding helix-turn-helix transcriptional regulator gives MPIVVDIDVMLARRKMSVGELADRVGITPANLAVLKNGRAKAVRFSTLAALCEVLTCQPGDLLRWEAEDAEGAVDAEEVVGADGAVGAPAE, from the coding sequence ATGCCGATCGTCGTCGACATCGACGTGATGCTGGCCCGGCGGAAGATGTCCGTGGGTGAACTCGCGGACCGCGTGGGGATCACCCCTGCCAACCTCGCGGTACTCAAGAACGGCCGCGCGAAGGCGGTGCGCTTCTCGACGCTCGCCGCGCTCTGCGAGGTACTGACGTGCCAGCCTGGGGACCTGCTGCGCTGGGAGGCGGAGGACGCCGAGGGCGCGGTGGATGCCGAGGAAGTGGTGGGCGCCGACGGGGCCGTGGGCGCCCCGGCCGAGTGA
- a CDS encoding DUF397 domain-containing protein has translation MDGNLYALSAPTADAFADFCGGNAGGPHETCVSLAAIPGTEASFVVRDSKPEGAGKELRFTGSELDDFATGWVRTRGLSL, from the coding sequence ATGGACGGGAACCTCTACGCCCTGTCGGCCCCCACGGCCGACGCCTTCGCCGACTTCTGCGGGGGCAACGCGGGCGGCCCCCACGAGACCTGTGTGAGCCTCGCCGCGATCCCCGGCACCGAGGCCTCCTTCGTGGTCCGCGACAGCAAGCCCGAGGGCGCGGGCAAGGAGCTGCGCTTCACCGGGAGCGAGCTCGACGACTTCGCCACCGGGTGGGTCAGGACCCGGGGCCTGAGCCTCTAG
- a CDS encoding helix-turn-helix transcriptional regulator produces the protein MAHPEPKVRKKRLGSELRRLREESGISLQQAGETVDGDKTKMSRIENGRQGLRPLELKTLLDMYQVDPPMREALLALQRQSKQKGWWSQHSDKLKPDFQERLTLESDAVRIYAYQSVVVPGLLQTDAYAEAVIRGTGSKRMSDEEVRTLVDLRLARQAIFDRDDAPQYLCILDESVLHRQVGGPAVTAAQLRNLVEVSDRPGIAVQVIPYSQGAYVGMDGPFTVYSYPDPMELDVVGLDNLDGGLYLEETGAVENYRSAFDQLRAAALSSRQSMDVISRVARDLENE, from the coding sequence GTGGCACATCCTGAACCGAAGGTGCGAAAGAAGCGGCTCGGGTCTGAACTGCGCAGGCTTCGGGAGGAGTCCGGCATCAGCCTTCAACAGGCCGGTGAGACCGTCGACGGCGACAAGACGAAGATGAGTCGCATCGAGAACGGGCGGCAAGGGCTGCGGCCCCTGGAGCTGAAGACCCTGCTCGACATGTACCAGGTTGATCCGCCCATGAGGGAAGCGCTGCTCGCCCTTCAGCGGCAGAGCAAGCAGAAGGGCTGGTGGTCGCAGCACTCGGACAAGCTCAAACCAGACTTCCAAGAGCGACTCACGCTGGAGTCGGACGCCGTCCGGATCTACGCCTACCAGAGTGTGGTGGTCCCTGGCCTGCTTCAGACCGACGCGTACGCCGAGGCGGTCATCCGCGGTACAGGGAGCAAGCGGATGAGCGATGAGGAAGTGCGGACGCTTGTCGACCTTCGCCTGGCCCGGCAGGCGATCTTTGATCGAGATGATGCGCCTCAATACCTCTGCATACTGGACGAGTCGGTGCTTCATCGTCAGGTGGGTGGTCCTGCCGTGACTGCTGCGCAGCTACGCAACCTCGTCGAGGTGTCCGACCGCCCTGGCATCGCGGTACAGGTGATCCCCTACTCGCAGGGCGCGTACGTAGGCATGGACGGTCCGTTCACCGTGTACTCGTATCCGGACCCGATGGAGCTGGACGTCGTCGGTCTCGACAATCTCGACGGCGGCCTGTACCTCGAAGAGACGGGGGCTGTGGAGAACTACCGCAGTGCCTTTGACCAGCTACGTGCAGCCGCTCTATCTTCGCGACAGTCCATGGATGTGATCTCACGCGTTGCGCGGGATCTTGAGAACGAGTAA
- a CDS encoding DUF397 domain-containing protein, with protein MMRHDLPTEAWIKSSYSGDTQGQCVEYQVAPDGAVAVGDSKDRDRGAFVFPSSAWGTFVAGVKSGSGF; from the coding sequence ATGATGCGGCACGATCTCCCGACCGAAGCATGGATCAAGTCGTCCTACAGCGGCGACACACAGGGCCAGTGTGTCGAGTACCAGGTGGCACCGGACGGAGCTGTCGCGGTGGGCGACTCGAAGGACCGTGATCGTGGAGCCTTCGTTTTCCCGTCTTCTGCGTGGGGGACGTTCGTGGCCGGAGTGAAGAGCGGCAGCGGCTTCTAG
- a CDS encoding DUF3427 domain-containing protein, translating into MPNDFPVEAPVAGLYESLITHRLAERMKQLDSAGWHSIEASVGTESAPQVLSRHIGATVRRALQGLSPAEQVMAANHILESLNTIEGATEWVDLVTDGPRQLLAVAEQEAPGVYAIRPATPLSETALITNSPEDPSLGFELRSELATADRVDLLCAFVKWHGLRVLEKSLSSARERGIPIRVLTTTYIGATERRALDRLVRDFGAEVKVNYELRSTRLHAKAWLFRRDSGFDTAYVGSSNLSKAALLDGLEWNVRLSSVATPSVIRKFEATFDAYWSEPAFESYDPDRDALRLDDALSRAGGSGRPGSTSISLSGLEVRPYPHQRDMLERLEVERTVHDRHRNLLVAATGTGKTVMAALDYKRLRQTLGRDPRLLFVAHRKEILEQSLRVYQNVLIDANFGELLFSGEIPRRWTHVFASVQSLTTQALDRIAPDHFDVIVIDEFHHGTSPTYRKIVNHFQPRELLGLTATPERMDGLNIQDEFFDGRIAAEMRLWEALENELLSPFHYFGVTDNTDMSAVTWKRGAYDSTALSNLFTGNDARARLVVQAVKDKVTDPDSMRALGFCVSVAHAHFMADFFRRAGLNAVALSGETPAHDRKAALDDLRSGALQVIFSVDLFNEGLDIPDVDTLLLLRPTSSATVFLQQLGRGLRRTENKAVLTVLDFIGQHRKEFRFEEQFRALTNLTRNRLLDSIEQDFPQLPSGCQIILETKAKDLIIDNIRTQIAVNVTQLAREVAFYAQPRLADFLKESGRELKELYRGKENSWTGLLRRAKLLDAVGPEGELSLLKRVSAFLHVDDPLRVAAYSKLLADDAPSYDDLNEQEQGYARMFFFSLWPLGGDFPSYRAGLDSLRPQHAFRDELLQVLAHVLQQADHVPVPLLGAHAAIPLTIHASYSREEILPALGQAAVDGRKPGHFREGVMWCENIQTDALLVTLEKDEKDFSPETRYKDYALNDSLFHWESQNQTSETSPTGVRYQTHKEKGTHVLLFVRRYKQTDIGGPQPWMLLGPAEYVKHTGSNPMAIVWKLFHQIPADVLTYSAIAAG; encoded by the coding sequence ATGCCCAACGACTTTCCGGTTGAAGCGCCAGTTGCTGGGCTCTATGAATCACTCATCACGCATCGGCTCGCCGAGCGGATGAAGCAGCTCGACTCCGCGGGCTGGCACTCCATCGAAGCCTCAGTCGGCACAGAGTCGGCACCCCAGGTCCTCTCCCGCCATATCGGTGCCACAGTGCGCCGGGCGCTCCAAGGCCTCTCCCCTGCCGAGCAGGTGATGGCGGCCAATCACATCCTGGAATCGCTCAATACGATCGAGGGCGCGACCGAGTGGGTCGACCTCGTCACCGACGGGCCGCGTCAGCTGTTGGCCGTCGCGGAGCAGGAAGCGCCGGGTGTGTACGCCATACGCCCAGCGACCCCGCTGTCCGAGACGGCTCTCATCACGAACTCTCCCGAAGACCCCAGTCTCGGCTTCGAACTGCGCTCCGAGTTGGCCACCGCCGACCGAGTCGACCTCCTCTGCGCGTTCGTAAAGTGGCACGGACTCCGCGTCTTGGAGAAGTCTCTGTCGTCGGCGCGCGAGCGCGGCATTCCCATCCGCGTACTCACGACGACCTACATCGGCGCTACCGAGCGCCGCGCGCTGGACCGGCTAGTGCGAGACTTCGGCGCCGAGGTGAAGGTCAACTACGAGCTTCGCTCGACCCGCCTTCACGCCAAGGCGTGGCTCTTCCGCCGCGACAGTGGTTTCGACACGGCGTACGTCGGCAGTTCGAACCTCTCCAAAGCCGCCCTCCTCGATGGGCTCGAATGGAACGTCCGGCTCTCCTCCGTTGCGACGCCCTCGGTGATCCGCAAGTTCGAGGCGACCTTCGACGCGTACTGGAGTGAGCCGGCTTTCGAGTCGTACGACCCTGACAGGGATGCCCTGCGGCTGGACGATGCCCTCTCCCGCGCTGGTGGGAGTGGCCGCCCCGGGTCTACGAGCATCAGCCTCTCCGGCCTGGAGGTACGCCCGTACCCGCACCAGCGGGACATGCTCGAACGCCTCGAAGTCGAGCGCACGGTGCACGACCGTCACCGCAATCTTCTCGTCGCGGCAACGGGTACGGGCAAGACCGTAATGGCGGCGCTGGACTACAAGCGTCTGCGGCAGACGCTCGGCCGTGACCCACGCCTGCTCTTCGTAGCGCATCGCAAGGAGATCCTGGAGCAGTCCTTGCGCGTCTACCAGAACGTTCTCATCGATGCGAACTTCGGTGAGTTGCTGTTCAGTGGCGAGATCCCACGCCGATGGACCCACGTGTTCGCCAGCGTCCAGTCGCTCACGACGCAGGCTCTGGACCGTATCGCCCCGGACCACTTCGACGTCATCGTGATCGACGAGTTCCATCACGGCACGTCGCCCACCTATCGCAAGATCGTGAACCACTTCCAGCCCCGGGAGCTCTTGGGGTTGACGGCGACCCCGGAACGTATGGATGGCTTGAACATCCAGGACGAGTTCTTCGACGGTCGCATCGCGGCGGAGATGCGGCTCTGGGAGGCGCTGGAGAACGAACTCCTCAGCCCGTTCCACTATTTCGGCGTCACCGACAACACGGACATGAGCGCTGTCACATGGAAGCGTGGAGCTTACGACTCAACAGCGCTGAGCAATCTGTTCACGGGCAACGACGCACGAGCCCGCCTCGTGGTGCAGGCGGTGAAGGACAAGGTCACCGACCCTGACTCGATGCGTGCCCTGGGGTTCTGCGTGTCGGTCGCGCACGCTCACTTCATGGCCGACTTCTTCCGACGCGCGGGCCTCAACGCAGTCGCCCTGTCTGGTGAGACTCCAGCACATGACCGCAAGGCAGCACTGGATGACCTGCGCTCGGGAGCACTCCAGGTCATCTTCTCCGTCGACCTGTTCAACGAGGGACTCGACATCCCCGACGTCGACACCTTGCTCCTGCTGCGCCCCACCTCCAGTGCCACGGTCTTCCTTCAGCAGTTGGGTCGGGGATTGCGTCGGACAGAGAACAAGGCAGTCCTCACCGTCTTGGACTTCATCGGTCAGCACCGCAAGGAGTTCCGGTTCGAAGAACAGTTCCGCGCTCTGACGAACCTGACGCGCAACCGCCTCCTCGACAGCATCGAGCAGGACTTCCCCCAACTTCCCTCGGGCTGCCAGATCATCCTTGAGACGAAGGCCAAGGACCTGATCATTGACAACATCCGCACGCAGATCGCGGTCAACGTCACGCAGTTGGCCCGCGAGGTCGCTTTCTACGCGCAACCACGCCTTGCGGACTTCCTCAAGGAGAGTGGCCGGGAGCTCAAGGAGCTCTACCGAGGCAAAGAGAATTCATGGACGGGCTTGTTGCGTCGAGCGAAGCTCCTGGACGCGGTCGGCCCTGAGGGCGAGTTGTCCCTCCTCAAGCGAGTCTCGGCCTTCCTGCACGTCGATGACCCGCTGCGGGTTGCGGCGTACAGCAAGTTGCTAGCCGACGACGCTCCCTCCTACGACGACCTGAACGAGCAGGAACAGGGGTACGCCCGCATGTTCTTCTTCTCGCTCTGGCCGTTGGGCGGGGACTTCCCCAGCTACCGAGCCGGGCTGGACTCGCTGCGCCCCCAGCATGCGTTCCGGGACGAGTTGCTTCAGGTGCTCGCGCACGTCCTCCAGCAGGCCGACCACGTTCCGGTGCCACTCCTCGGGGCGCACGCCGCCATCCCGCTGACCATCCACGCTTCGTACAGCCGTGAAGAAATCCTGCCCGCGCTGGGGCAGGCCGCTGTGGATGGCCGCAAGCCCGGGCACTTCCGCGAAGGCGTGATGTGGTGCGAGAACATCCAGACCGATGCCCTGCTCGTCACCCTGGAGAAAGACGAGAAGGACTTCTCCCCCGAGACCCGCTACAAGGACTACGCCCTCAATGACTCCTTGTTCCACTGGGAGTCACAGAACCAGACTTCGGAGACCTCACCCACCGGCGTCCGCTACCAGACCCACAAGGAGAAGGGCACGCACGTCCTGCTCTTCGTACGCCGATACAAGCAGACGGATATCGGTGGGCCTCAGCCGTGGATGCTTTTGGGTCCGGCGGAATACGTCAAGCACACGGGCAGCAACCCGATGGCGATCGTGTGGAAGCTCTTCCATCAGATCCCGGCCGACGTGTTGACATACTCGGCAATCGCCGCTGGCTGA
- a CDS encoding SEC-C domain-containing protein, protein MRPDTPADHTTEAERLLRTAAQYPEDHEPLILQAAAHLELAGDRARASTLYDDLLAAPESTVDNPHLIKALKAANLWEYGHEAEARAIIDGIRTAGPLNAAPWQVAAETLEAHDELESAHDFFSTALTLLLAPGEEVPYTTQSLLTGRHRVRRLMGLEHDAWDELAGELHTAAVPLDELHDPKRLWSLGSSDPVELKAEIARLRAELGTYRTALSRPFPVAVLHWPENELRELLTAYPALTEEYVDHATHLNRLEASLRDLHATGTPNLGIVTGTVPSYEAFAASEAASPSDPGLLPQYATTLAARGRAIPWPPSRTAACWCGSGEAYGGCHGG, encoded by the coding sequence ATGCGCCCCGACACTCCTGCCGATCACACGACCGAAGCCGAGCGTCTGCTCCGCACCGCGGCGCAGTACCCCGAGGACCACGAACCGCTGATCCTCCAGGCCGCGGCCCACCTGGAACTCGCGGGCGACCGCGCCCGCGCGAGCACGCTCTACGACGACCTGCTCGCCGCCCCCGAGTCCACCGTCGACAACCCGCACCTGATCAAGGCCCTGAAAGCGGCCAACCTCTGGGAGTACGGGCACGAGGCCGAGGCCCGGGCGATCATCGACGGGATCCGCACGGCGGGCCCGCTGAACGCCGCGCCGTGGCAGGTGGCCGCGGAGACCCTGGAGGCGCACGACGAGCTGGAGTCGGCGCACGACTTCTTCTCGACCGCGCTGACCCTGCTGCTGGCCCCCGGCGAGGAGGTGCCGTACACCACGCAGTCCCTGCTGACCGGCCGCCACCGGGTGCGCCGGCTGATGGGCCTGGAGCACGACGCCTGGGACGAGCTGGCGGGCGAGCTGCACACGGCCGCGGTGCCCCTGGACGAGCTGCACGACCCGAAGCGCCTGTGGTCGCTGGGCTCCTCGGACCCGGTGGAGCTGAAGGCCGAGATCGCCCGCCTGCGCGCGGAACTGGGCACGTACCGCACGGCCCTGTCCCGCCCGTTCCCGGTGGCCGTGCTGCACTGGCCGGAGAACGAACTGCGCGAACTGCTCACCGCGTACCCGGCGTTGACCGAGGAGTACGTGGACCACGCCACCCACCTGAACCGCCTGGAGGCGTCCCTGCGCGACCTCCACGCCACCGGCACCCCGAACCTGGGCATCGTCACGGGCACGGTCCCCTCGTACGAGGCGTTCGCCGCCTCCGAGGCCGCGTCCCCGTCCGACCCGGGCCTCCTCCCCCAGTACGCCACCACCCTCGCCGCCCGAGGCCGCGCCATCCCGTGGCCCCCGTCGCGCACGGCCGCCTGCTGGTGCGGGTCGGGGGAGGCTTACGGGGGGTGCCACGGGGGCTGA
- a CDS encoding class E sortase — MSAEAVVTLGVVLLLLVAHQLWWTNHEARADAGRTVRSLQREWAADAPANPAEADGGDGPPAGEATARPSERPGPEAGGDQRPVPAARPSAPAPRWDQAYAVLRIPRIGLTAPVAEGTSKGGVLDRGYVGHYTRTAQAGQAGNFALAGHRNTHGEPFRRIDRLRGGDRITVETRDAVYTYTVGKRLDRTAPSDSGVIAPVPRSNIHTSVGYSEPGYYLTLTTCTPEFSSRHRLVVWGQLTAMRPR; from the coding sequence GTGTCCGCCGAAGCCGTCGTGACCCTCGGTGTCGTCCTGCTCCTCCTCGTCGCCCATCAGCTCTGGTGGACCAACCACGAGGCCCGCGCCGACGCCGGGCGCACCGTCCGGAGCCTTCAGCGGGAGTGGGCGGCCGACGCGCCGGCGAACCCGGCGGAGGCGGACGGCGGTGACGGGCCTCCTGCGGGGGAGGCGACGGCCCGGCCCTCGGAGCGCCCCGGACCGGAAGCGGGCGGTGACCAGCGCCCCGTCCCCGCCGCGCGCCCGAGCGCCCCCGCCCCCCGCTGGGACCAGGCGTACGCCGTCCTGCGCATCCCCCGGATCGGGCTCACCGCCCCCGTCGCCGAGGGCACCAGCAAGGGCGGGGTGCTCGACCGGGGGTACGTCGGGCACTACACCCGTACCGCGCAGGCCGGGCAGGCCGGGAACTTCGCGCTCGCCGGGCACCGCAACACCCACGGCGAACCCTTCCGGCGCATCGACCGGCTGCGCGGTGGCGACCGGATCACCGTCGAGACCCGCGACGCGGTCTACACGTACACCGTCGGCAAACGCCTCGACCGGACCGCGCCCTCCGACAGCGGGGTCATCGCACCCGTGCCGCGCAGCAACATCCACACCTCCGTCGGCTACAGCGAGCCCGGCTACTACCTCACCCTCACCACCTGCACCCCCGAATTCAGCTCCCGCCACCGGCTCGTCGTCTGGGGGCAGCTCACCGCGATGCGCCCCCGCTGA
- a CDS encoding DUF6412 domain-containing protein, producing MRDANTLRRAFARLLRPAGLLLLFLTEVLLAEGGSLSAAVAFAATAAAGSALLACAVISARCAPPVPRTRVRTAIRDRERRTAFLPQRDPDARGRTRPRAPGHALLTAAA from the coding sequence GTGCGGGACGCCAACACCCTGCGCCGCGCCTTCGCCCGGCTGCTCCGGCCCGCCGGGCTCCTCCTTCTCTTCCTCACCGAGGTCCTCCTCGCCGAGGGCGGCAGCCTCTCCGCCGCCGTCGCGTTCGCCGCCACCGCCGCGGCCGGGTCCGCCCTCCTCGCCTGCGCCGTCATCAGCGCCCGCTGCGCGCCCCCGGTGCCCCGCACCCGGGTCCGCACCGCCATCAGGGACCGGGAGCGGCGCACCGCGTTCCTCCCGCAACGCGACCCCGACGCCCGGGGGCGCACCAGGCCCAGGGCACCCGGGCACGCCCTCCTGACGGCCGCCGCGTAG